Proteins found in one Microtus pennsylvanicus isolate mMicPen1 chromosome 14, mMicPen1.hap1, whole genome shotgun sequence genomic segment:
- the Ferd3l gene encoding fer3-like protein has protein sequence MATYPESCLDATMLNFVADLSLASPRHPLLCDFPPGVPFGDGTLGFRERRPRRLLQFEETDQEEEGGEVVYVDREDEEEEGEERERVASLLGRPKRKRVITYAQRQAANIRERKRMFNLNEAFDQLRRKVPTFAYEKRLSRIETLRLAIVYISFMTELLQSSEKKEVR, from the coding sequence ATGGCCACCTATCCTGAGAGCTGCCTGGACGCTACCATGCTGAACTTCGTCGCAGATCTCTCTTTGGCCTCTCCGAGACATCCACTCCTCTGCGACTTCCCACCTGGGGTCCCTTTTGGGGACGGAACACTAGGGTTCAGAGAGAGAAGACCCAGGAGGCTGTTGCAATTTGAGGAAACAGaccaggaggaagaggggggcGAAGTGGTCTATGTGGACCGGGAGgacgaggaagaggagggagaggaacgCGAGAGAGTAGCATCCTTGCTGGGCCGCCCCAAAAGGAAAAGGGTCATCACCTACGCTCAGCGCCAGGCTGCCAACATTCGCGAGAGGAAGAGGATGTTCAACCTAAACGAGGCTTTCGACCAGCTGCGCAGGAAAGTGCCCACCTTCGCTTACGAGAAGAGACTGTCTAGGATTGAGACCCTCCGCTTGGCCATTGTCTACATTTCCTTCATGACGGAGCTCCTGCAGAGCAGCGAGAAAAAGGAGGTCCGCTAA